A region of the Montipora foliosa isolate CH-2021 chromosome 8, ASM3666993v2, whole genome shotgun sequence genome:
ACATCCTGTAATTGTCTGGAGGTATCCAAGTTCCTTTTTGCGGTATGATGATGCTTGCCAGCCTTGCCCGGCTGCAATGCGTGTGTTCAATAAGTTTCCACGCATGCGTGACAGCTCAgctagccgccatgttggatttggtATGGGCTGGAATTCGGCGATGAACTTATTACCATCTCCCTTGATAGAGCGCTTCAAAAATTCGAGAGAGCGGATGAATAttgccttttcctttttctattgAAATTTTCTGTGAGTGCGTCTTCTAAGAAACTACTGCACTGTAGGCTAAAATGATGCGAAAAACTAAAACAAGAGCAAGGTTGATTGAATGgtgaagaaaagaaataaaatacatAAACAAGCCAATATTTTGAAAAgcactgcctttcttcatcagggtgcTACAAACAACAACTGTGGTATGCCGAGGCTTTTACAATAGATTTCTTCACCGTTCAGTCAGCTTTCCCTTTTTGGCTTTTTAGATTCTTTCTTCAGGATCCGTTACTTCTGTTTGGTTAAACTGGTCCTTGCTTACTCAATTACAAATTGATCTGCTTTCGTCACGTTTTGTTGAAGCATGTTATCACAATGGGACGCAGCTGGGACCTGATGACAAATGGCAAAAGTTATCAGGAAGCAACTGCATTGAGTGCACGTGTCAAGATGACGGCTCTGCGAACTGCACTAGGGTAGAGAAAGGTGCCTGCCAATCAGGTAAGATCGCGCCCAGTCTTAGGAATTTATCagatactagggagcttaattaCGTAGTAACGACGACCTTTACGGAAAGAAGTTGATAGCAGCCTCGTCCAAGGTTCTTTTCGGCTTTCAACCTGATGTGTTGTCGTCAAGACCCTGGGCACGAGGTCGAAAGCAATAGGCTTAATGAGCAATTACCAGGGCTCTGCAGGCCCACATACGTTGCATGTTAACTTTTATTCCCTTAACGAATTTTTTATAGGCTGTCAGAAACAAAACGATGATTTCCAAACAAGAGATGGGTATTGTACTCCGCCAGGAGATGCTTGGTCAGGATTCCCCAAAAACACATTTTCGTCAACTGCTTTAGTGGCTCTCAGAAGCCCCTAAACGGAGCTGTTATACAcattcattttttattattttctcaaagcagaggcagtgtggcccagtggtttgggcgcttgccttgaaatcCAGAGTTTCCTGGTGCAAGGCTCTTTCTGACccctcgttgaatttgttcctggtagtccctggttcaacttctcagtcgcacttgtaaatagccaactggtttgcctccggccagttgggattctcaacagttgctgttgctgttgtccTGTTCTGTCATTTCGTTGATTATGTTTCATTATGAAAAGTCCCTATGGGAAGTAattaattaagtatgtatgtatctaTGTATAGTAAAAGCCATTTAATAACTTCAGAATTCAATTGCAACGATCTTAatgtttttgctttatttctctTTGACGTTTTCAGAATGACGAGGAATTGAGCTGGCAGCCATTTCATCTGCAATGAAGCAATTTTTGACAAGAGGAATGTCTATTAAAAATTAACTATAATGTTAAAGTGTGTATAAAGAACTCTCGATGATCacgtaaaaaataaataaagagctTAACTTGAGAATTTAAAAGCTAAGAGTTCTCGGTGTTTTGCCTGTTTACCATGCAAAGGCTTCTTTTCTCTTTTACTTGCTGGGATGAAGGACAGGAGAGTGTTGGGGAGGCAAAAACTTTTCCCTTCAGGTCGGAAATGACTGTGATTCGCATGCGCTGCGGTTACTTGCGGCTGCTACAAGACAGCGGAATTATTCAAAAGGCAAGCGCGGTAGTGGTAGttggcaaacatcaaaggggATTTCAACGGCCCGTCAGCGGCGCGATTAACGGCGCGGCTAAAGAGGAAGGTGTTTTCCGAGTTGTATGTTATTCccgttcaaaactgacttttcATACTTTCCTTTCGCAGTACTGCTGAAGAAAGGTTCGTAACCACGGTGATGATTTGAAATCTTAACATGCGGTGgagttttttttaatgcttttttattctgtccaagattgtagctgtGTACAAGTATCTTTGGCAATCTTTAAGTACTTATTGCATACTGGGGTTTTTCCAACTTCATATGCCATCAACGTCCTCAGggaaatttcttctttttatcgGGATCGAGATCGAGATCTCGTTTGACGTCGCTGgatcttgaaaaaaaagaaaaccatttaGGAGTAATTGCAGGAAATAATAACGAAAATGAGAAAACAGATTATCAGCTTTGAAAAGAAATCAGTTTTCAATGCACTCTAACACGCAAACAACAGTCAGGTAGGAAACTCTAATCACAAAATGGTGTCAAAATAAGGTGCATGAGACCATCGTGTGACACACATCTATCTTTTCTTTACTCTTGTTACACATCACGTGAGGTGAGGTCTTTTTCAGCTGGATGAGCAGCAACGGGACAAGATACGGGTATAAAAGAAGGAGACACTCAATCCAGCACTCGGGATATGGGAATTTTAGGTAACACAGCCCTAAACCCCTACACACTCgccccctctctctctctctctctctctctctctctctctctctctctctctctctctctctctctctctctctatctcctctgtgttttccttttttgttgtgtttttgtttATGTAATTTATCGAGTATAAACCGCGCCTGAATCGGGCCTAAACCACGTCCAAAGCTCGTCTAAACCGCATCCAAACCGAGCTTAAACCGCGTACAAACCGCGTTCAAACAGTGTCGAGGCCACATACAAATCGAGTCTGCACTTCGTCCAAACCGTGTCGAAACCGCATCCAAATCGATTCTAAGCCGCGTACGAACCGCGTCTATACCGCATCCAAACTGCGATTAGACCTTGTccaaaccgcgtcaaaatctcGTCCAGTCTGCGCCACACCGTTCGAATCGCGTCCTAACCGTTATATAAAAAAATTGGAGACCCATCTCTCTTTTAAACTGTGATCGTAAAATTGCTGCAAAATCAGTTGCTAGTAGAATAAGGAGAACTTTGCCGTCGGTGACAAGCAGTGATCAAACTGGTTTCCAAAAGCATTAAAAGCAAGGGggacacaccataacaccatATCCAGCGTGGCTATCACGTCACGAATGCACACAACCACTCCACCGGGTTTATTGGCAGCCATGAACAGCTGGAGCTGCCACTTAAGGGGGTGCCATCCTGACGATGCCTAACAAgtccgaaacagctgtccatggctgccaatGAACCAGGTAAAATGGTGCGAATGCGTTACGTAATGGCCACGCCGGGTTTGGTGTTATGGTTgtgttcaccttgcttttaatgcTCTGTTTCCAAAAAGACAGTTTCGCCTCTGTTTCCAAAACGTTTATTGGCGAAAACCTAAGGTTGCTAAATCGCACCATAAGTTACACTGACATCGAAAGAAAAATCCAAGACTTCTCCTCTTTATCGATTTCGAATTAACAGATTGTTTCATGCGATtgtttcatgcgtctgtcctgttattgatcatgaatttcgacataacattgtcaaagtaggtGTGGATCCggagactactttgacaatgttatgacgaaattcattgtcaataacaggacagacgcatgaaaaactgacatcaatttgtgttttgcaataaaaataacaaaaaggtAGAGGGGttaaaattaagtcaaaacacgacaagaacgcgagacaaaaatgcgagaaacgtcaatctgacgcaagcaatatagcgtcattatcgcataaattaaaaaaattatgtgtctgtccgcttactgacaataaaaattacccaatgagcgcgcgataatttttcagtcattgtaaaaaagcTATGGTCCTTTATTGATAAAactcaaaatgtaaaaaatgtaGTTTGGAAATTCACTTATTTGCTGGATAAAACTCTGTTATAGCGATATCAGTAGCTATGTACAAAACAATGGTTGTGCCCCTCACATTTCTTCAATGTGACTAGAGGGGTACGTGAAGGCTGTCCCCTCTCCCCTAATCTTTTCAGTGTATCTTGGGCAAGGAGTGCAAAGTAAGCCAATATGCCAATGATACTACTCTTATATTACACAGCATAACGTCCTCGATAGGAAGGTCTTTTGCGCTTTACTATTGATATATTCACCCAATTGTCTGGTCTCAGACCAAGATACTATGAGGGTAAGAGAACACATCCCCCATACATAAACCTCTTcccatgataatctttttcaatctaatTTTAGCTCGTAGTCAAGCTGCgaggctattttaggaaagacacctgattggtcaattgtaatgacgtaatgaccgCTTTGCTGTTCTGCTTTGAGAAAATCGCGTCTGTAGTAGGCATCAAGTTTGTCGATGAGTCTGAAaactttgattttgaaaagagTGGGAAAAGTTCCCGTCCACGTAGAGAAAAATGGTCCATGCTGTACATAGCTGAATCCGATGAAGGTGATGTCGAATCAACAGAAAGTAGGGATGCGAGCTCTTTTGAGGAAGATGTTGAAATTTCGAGCTTCGAAAAATCTTTAAATTTCGATTTAGGATTTCGCTGGATCATGCGACCGCGAGAAAAGTCTTCGCAAGTTTCTTCACAATGACATCTGATCCTCTGACGATGGACCGCGCGGCCATGGGGacgaaactaaaaataactttcacagcgtggcgcgaagcttaaaatagattgaaaaagattatcatagGGCACGGGGATGTGTCCTCTCACCTGATAGTCTCTTGCTCAGACTAAACTATGAAAAAACCAGTGACGGTACAAGCTGTCATTATTCTAAATTACcgggaaaaatgaaaaaaagtctTGAGAATCCTAACCTGTTGGCAACTTAGAAGATTAACTCTCCCAGGTAAAATATAAGCCAAGCAAAGTGGAAGATCTTTTCCAATCATTTATTAAACAATATGACGAAAACCTTCTTTTGACTCGCAATTTGAACCAGTCCGACGTAGCTGGTTTAAATAAGCTAGAAACCTTTACCAAAAGAAGTACTTGAAATTTGGGCAAACTTAAACTATGATGGTTACCCAACCCACTtcggggattttcccaatagttttacaatgaaagcgcgcgcagGGCCGTACAGGCCATATGATAATAGGTGAATACGATCCGATGTAGCTGTGAATTCACTATTTGGTTTATTTGATTCAATATCCGATGCAGAACTTCACACAGCAAACAATGCTATATTGATACGTAGCTGGTACACAAAGTCCCGACTTTCAATGTTACAATTAAGTTCCCGAAGTGCCATATTTGTCTATCTCTATCTCTACTATTTATATTATAATAAGCTCAATAGCGtatgcattttgattggttccaGCTCACCTAGTATGATCTATGAAGGCGCCGCAAAacgaggaaacaatgttgcgaAAACATTGCAAAAGTTTCCCCAGGAAACATTTGTAGCGGAAACAAGATTTGCTTCGCAGGAAGCAAAATGTCCCTGAATTTGTTCGGAAGcattttgcttcctcagcaaatgtgtcctcgtttgcgcgccaaggaaacatttcgggaaaTAATATTTCCGCAACGATCTTTCCTCGCCTTTGCGGGcgcctttaaaggacattggCATAGCTGACGTCATTGTCAAAAACTATTAATtgcttattatataaaacaaatagattccatgttgcggTGCGTCTGtttagtaatagatcacagaaaacgtcaaaatgtggtaagaacatcagtcgCACAGGTCGCggcaccttttttttttccttagcaCATTTTgccgtcatctgtgatctattactgaacagacacacggCAATATGGAATCTATTTTGTCAAATTGCTTGTTGGCATACGTACGGCAGTGTTGACAACATGGTTGCGTCAAGATGGAGAGATCATGACAACTGGAGCAAGAGGGTAGCGAACCATTCTGGCACCATGCTTTATTAAAGACCAGACACCGACACCAGAAGCAGTCATTTGTTGTACTGTTCCACCAAAACCACGTGTCGTTAGGTCTTCGTCCGGGGTCGCACGCTGAAACAAAGATGTggtgaaagaaaaattataaaagaTACCAAAGCAAACGAATAAATACAGCTAAAAACCTGAGTTTCATTGTACAACTCATTAAAAGATATTTTGCTGTTTTCTACTCTGGACAAAGCCCTACCCATTCTCAGTATGTCTATTCTTAAATATGTCGTAGGACGTTCCACGTATTCTTAAATCCACCGTGATCTTGGTCGTTTGGAAGATGAAATTGTGATGCAAAGATCAAAGCGTTCCCAACTTCAACTACTTTTCTTAGTTGAGATAAATCTTTTCACCCgtggcaaacatttttttccgtTTTCACTTATTTCAAATTTCACTCTCAGTGCACAGTAAAACGTACAACGAGAAGCCGTTTGTCCCATGGCTGAAGTTGGGAGAGGTATGGGTCGTTCCCTTAGATAgcatcacaaactgctttgtaATGCAAAATATCCTTTGAAAACTTGAAGTGAAAGCAAAGCAGTTCGTGACATCATGGTGTTAAggatagacccatgcctctcaacGTCTCGATCTGGGGACAAACGGCCCGTCTGTTTTGTCTACTTTACTCAACTAGTGTGACCACGAAATCGTGACTAGTTATAACAATTGTTTTATGGCGCTGAAATTTGACTTATATTGTAAGTTCTGTTGTAAGAGgcaatttaaggtggctctaaccagtttcaacactttgaagagACACTCTCTCTGACTAGGAAGATTGCCACTACACGCTGTATCACgaaacagcaatgttattgtgcaacgggaaagcccagcacaAACACCCAATATTTTGATTTCAGTTGCtcgtatctcaaaaacaaactcggccATCACGTCACGCATGCGCAGAAACATTTCACCTGGTTCATTAACTTTATCGATTTTCAAAAGGCATTCGATAGCGTGCACCGAGAGAGTCTATGGAAGATCCTTCAAGCATATGGATTACCTCCCAAGATTATCAACCTTATCAAGATGTTCTATGACAACTTCGAATGTAGTATCATCCTTGGAAACACCATTACAGAAGCATTTCCAGTAAAATCGGGAGTGCGCCAGGGCTGCATACTCTCGCCTATTCTCTTCCTTGTTACTATCGACTGGGTGATGCGTCAAGCAACCTGCGCTCTCGTGGAATACAGTGGACTATCTTCTCTCACCTTCAAGACCTTGATTTTGCTGATGATATTGCCATCCTTTCTTCAACACCTACCCATCTTCAGGAGAAATCAGACGATCTCAATACAAATGCCAAGAAAACGGGACTgatcatcagcaaaaagaaatccaaaattATGTGTGTCAACTCCGATGCATCAAGGTCAATCAACATCGATGGAGAGCCGTTGGAACATACTGAAGAGTTTACTTATCTCGGGAGTGTAATCAGTACAGATAACAGTGCCCAGAAGGACATCAAGGCTAGGCTTAACAAAGTCAAGTGTGCATTTAGTAGACTTAGAAAGATCTGGAAGTCTAAGCAGTATAGCCTTAAGACTAAAGTGCGCATCTACAACAGTAACGTTAAATCTGTGCTACTGTACGGCTCTGAATGCTGGAGAATTGTCAAGAGGGACATAAATAAAGTCAATGTTTTTCACAACAGCTGTCTGCGAAGGATCTGCAACATCTTCTGGCCCAACAAAATTTccaacaatgacctgtaacagAAGACTGGGTGCACAAGTATGGATCTTGAAATCAAGAAACGCCGGCTTAGATGGTTGGGACATGTCTTACGAATGTCGTCGGAGAGGATACCCAAGGTTGCCCTTAGGTGGACACCTGCAGGCAAAAGAAAAAGGGGAAGACCCAAAACCACCTGGAGGAAGACAGTGGAAACTGAACTTAGTGAGATGGGTTTGTCATGGGGAGAGACACAGGCAATTGCGAAAGACAAGACCCGGTGGAAAAGAGACATTGTTGCGGCCCTATGCCCCATTGGGGGCAATAAGGACTAATATATATATTGGCGGCCATGAACATCATACGCacgatcatcatcatcatcatcatcatcaacagcatcatcatcgtcgtcatcaccatatatcaaaaacaaactcagttacccccattttttattgctggaaagtgatcaggaGGCCAAAATGAAACTTTGTGCAAAGTGTAAAATAATTGTGTACGGCAGATTCAGAACCCCCTTAAATCTGtgttttttaaggtggctctgattcttaaactttgcagaaagtttcatcttggccttctgatcactttccagcaataaacaCGGGTTTATCATATCCAGGAGCCCATGACGTGAGCTTCCgtatgcactatatccttgagtcaacctttgtgCAAATCTCCCTTTTTTATGGGATCCACTCCTTctgcaggagactcacatttacatcaatttgcgtACATTGTTTGAGCTATTTTACGTATTCCAGAGCATTGGAGGATGACGATAATAATGACGATTATGATGAAGAAGATGACGATAAATACTTACGTTTCATTATAACAACTACTGCGCCATTATCTAATTCCCTTGAATCCTATAAAATAAAGAACGTTCTTTGTATTAAAGAGAGGGAAAAGACTGACTCCCTGGCAATGAATGCAAGCTGTGCATTCTTTTCAAAGCGTTCATCAGTCCATCAGGAAACTTAGTTTAGATTTCCGTGTTTAGTAGTACCAAGGTTATGAAGTGCTCACAATGGTCTTGACCGTCTACACAAATCGCACAGTTTGAATGTGTGGGAGTATTTTGACCAGCCCTTGGACTTTCGATAATCTGTGCTTCCTTTTAGGCACCCTTCATGCACATAACAAATGTGGTACAGCTGTTCTCCCAAAGCAATCATGTAGGAAGGTGAATCACCAAATGAGATCGGTGTGTCACAAAAATTGAAAgtgacgaaaacaaaaaagcatGATGACACACCATAACAAGTAAGCGCGCACAATGTTCCTGACCGTCTATGCAGGTCTTACAGTTTGAAGGGGTGGGAGTATTTTGACCATCTCAAACATGTGTAGCTGTCACACTATGTTTGCCCTCTATGATAAGTTAAAGCTTAAGTAAGTCTGCCGGGACATTCGATAAACTATGCTTCATACAAGATGATTGAAACTAGGAAGAGGGAAAAGCTGTCAATGATCATACTTTAGCTGGACACTTTTTAACATATTTCCGAACCTTGAGCAAATCGTTTTCATTACTGAAACCCCCACATGCTCCGAACAAGACAATGCTGATCACCAAAATCACctaaaataataagaaaaaagATCAATCAATGTGtctgattgactgactgactgactgagtgCATGTCTGAAACGTCAGAAAGGTATTTCCCGTATCAACCAATCTCGTTCGCAGAGTCCTCGAACTTTTTGGTCAGCAAGTGGGCGTCCGGAGCTCAACCGCTGAGAAAAAAGCCCGCGGATTCTGGGTACTGAGAGAAGcatgcaacctcgttcccaaggcCTCTCTTCGTCCTTTCCCTGGAGGCTAACGAgaggaagagagaccctgggaacaaggatgaagaagcagaagaagaagaagaagaagaagaagaagaagaagaagaagaagaagaagaaaaagaagaaagctgaataaataataaatgaatcCTAATTACCACTACTTTACACCATTCaaagttttaaatatttcaaaataagaTAGTACACACTTGATAACTTGGAAACAAAGTTTACCTTCATTGCGTACTCTGCAGGAGAACAATTAAAAACAGAACAGTCATTTTTAACTTAAACTCAAATTATAAAAACTTTCACTACATTCATCACCTTCACAATGTCGAGGAActtctttttttcctgtttcCGTTTTCTAAACTAGTTCAATTtcgattttcctttgtttcagattatgatattTCCTGCtaacagaggtctcttttcttttgcgttctcTGGATTGACGAGTACGGCAGAAGACACCTCTGCCATTGGTCGAaattcactgtgttgagcatgcacggcggttacttagcgaccgaatccgtacgtcatacttcatgttgtgtgggctcactaaacaacagcggaattactgtaaaggaatgcgtgggacacagtgggctcaagtcacagtcagcaaacatatcattgggcatgcggtttgaagagtgccgtccaaggtttGTCGATGGCGGCTGGATCAGAGCGAGTTTCAACGCATGGCAAAAGTCTTTTCACGTGCTCGTCAACcgagcgaacgcaaaagaaaggaAACCTCTCCTAGCAGGGAAATTATGataattgaaaattagaaaaaaaatttattaaactggcttgaaaaattttaaactaagaaaaaaaagttaacatgTACACTGAGCCAAGAGACCATACCTAAATTTTAACCGAAGatataaaataattcaaatttgccaagcCGTTATATCCCCGAATGATCGGTTCGTAATtattacttagttcttattaccCTTCACACCTATTATTATCCTTTATAATTTAGGAGTTTCAGTGaatgcattttaaatttgtaCATCTGTTACATCTTTTACTTTGCAAGTGAAAATTCATTCATAGCACAAAGTGTGATCCCATTATGAACTTCAATTAATCAGCTGAGCACACGTAGATATTCTCCAAAATCCCTTTTAACCTCGGTGGGTGCGGACTGCAAAACCTTCAGTTGCTTTAGACAAAATTCGATTGCGCCTTAAATTTACtcagaaagcgagacaaaagggccatttatacgggagaaaataagaggCGTCTTAAATAAGAAGCGAAatgctcgtataaatggtaaAAAACAAGCGTTCGCGTCATATTTTAGACGCGACTTACATACGACGCGTCTTATCTTGAAACAGAATTTTCGGCTGTTCGGCTATTTTGTCCGCGTCTTAAATAAGTTAAGAACAACTTGATAACTGAGAACGACTTGATAACTGCGTCGTGACAAGCGCCaattaagttatttttttgttttaattcattGGATTAAAAGagttttcaattcgcaactttgCGGATGAAAATTACAAAGGTGGTAACTGTGAATTAACAGTTATTCTTCTAGGGCGTGCCAGATTTATAATGATAAATAACCAAATAAGACGCGAACCATTTAGACGAGATGTTCGCGCCGTATGTAGAACGTAACGCGgacgtataaatggtacagttcCCGTCCTATTTAAGACGCGTGTTATTTTCTCCCGTGTAAATGGCCCTAATAATATATTTAGATTTTCTCGTGAAGATAAAGGAAGAATTTAGTAGTTAGCGTGAAAACGTGAAACCAACAAACCTAAAAAAGATCGTGTCGGGAAATGTTCAAAAGCATGAACCGTGAAAAGCCAGTCTAATAATCTAATTCGCAGTGTTTGGCAGAAGAAAACAGCTACAATTTCTGCAAAGTAGTCAGTTTTGATGAGTTACATTGCAGCAATTGAAAAGGCCGAGTACCAGTTTTCGAGCAAAGGCTTGGGTCAGTAGTAAAGCATCATTTTATGAGTGTCATGGTACTTTGAAAACAGGGATATTGGTTTGCATTAGTTTTGCTGGTGTTCATGATCTTACCTTGATTTTAAGATGCGTTTAGAGAGAAAAGCGATGATCAAATGATTAAAGGTGAGAGAAAAGTTTGTTTGGTCGATGACAGAAATTCTTGTTGAGGCTCTCGATTTCCATGGACACTCAACATAGTATTTATTGAGCCGGCCACATTTTCTTTCATGAACAAAGTGTCTTCATTTCAAATTTACAGGAGAGCAGATTTTACGACCTCTCCGCTTGGATATCGCTTTATTTATATGCAATTATTTCAAGGAAAAGAAGCTCATTGGACAATATATATTCACCATTATGCGTTTCCTTCACATAACatttcttatttattgtcaCCGCATTGTAATAATAATCGATTTAAAAATGTTTGGTGTGTAGCCATgcctattaaaaataataaaaaagttgacactggctaaaatattgtgttggacgTTTCGGCAACTACTGTTGCCTTCTTCAGCAGggataaaaaatgcaaaaatctaacgGCGTCCTGATGGTACACGATGCGTATAAATATTAAATCGCAC
Encoded here:
- the LOC138013241 gene encoding uncharacterized protein, with amino-acid sequence MKVILVISIVLFGACGGFSNENDLLKDSRELDNGAVVVIMKPCDPGRRPNDTWFWWNSTTNDCFWCRCLVFNKAWCQNGSLPSCSSCHDLSILTQPCCQHCHPATSNEISISIPIKRRNFPEDVDGI